One Actinoplanes missouriensis 431 DNA segment encodes these proteins:
- the odhI gene encoding oxoglutarate dehydrogenase inhibitor Odhl, protein MTRPDDEFPPLDVTSTLNLGALDEVLEGPETDVVPSRMSGSLPPGMALLVVRRGPNAGARFLLDHDVTTSGRHPDSDIFLDDVTVSRRHAEFHRDGGTFTVRDVGSLNGTYVNRERVEAATLSNGDEVQIGKFRLVFIAGPRPEGEGGRA, encoded by the coding sequence ATGACGCGCCCAGACGACGAGTTCCCCCCACTCGACGTCACGTCCACGCTGAACCTTGGCGCCCTTGACGAGGTGCTCGAGGGACCCGAGACCGACGTGGTGCCGAGCCGGATGTCCGGTTCGCTGCCGCCCGGTATGGCGCTGCTGGTGGTCCGCCGTGGCCCGAACGCGGGTGCCCGGTTCCTGCTCGACCACGACGTGACGACCAGTGGACGGCACCCGGACAGTGACATTTTCCTCGACGACGTGACGGTTTCGCGCCGCCACGCCGAGTTCCACCGTGACGGCGGCACGTTCACCGTCCGCGACGTCGGCTCGCTCAACGGCACCTACGTGAACCGTGAGCGCGTCGAGGCCGCGACGCTGAGCAACGGCGACGAGGTCCAGATCGGCAAGTTCCGTCTGGTGTTCATCGCCGGCCCGCGACCGGAGGGCGAGGGCGGCCGGGCGTGA
- a CDS encoding DUF881 domain-containing protein, with amino-acid sequence MLLALLGFTLVVQLRSNDADDGLATARQEDLVRILSDLEAQDSRLLSEIQALETTRQQLSSGVEGREAALAEASKRSVELGLLAGTLPGRGPGLEITLEKVKASGILNAVQELRGSGGEVMQLNGENGAAVRIVASTYFVDAQGGGILADGVHLTGKFRLLVIGPAGTMSTALQIPGGVVASVKNDGGSVTMDSRPMVEVTEVRKATALQYARPVS; translated from the coding sequence GTGCTCCTCGCGCTGCTCGGGTTCACGCTGGTGGTGCAGCTGCGCAGCAACGACGCGGACGACGGGCTGGCGACCGCGCGGCAGGAGGACCTGGTCCGGATCCTGAGCGATCTGGAGGCGCAGGACAGCCGCCTGCTCTCCGAGATCCAGGCCCTCGAGACGACCCGTCAGCAGCTCTCCTCGGGTGTCGAGGGGCGGGAGGCGGCGCTCGCCGAGGCGAGCAAGCGCAGCGTGGAGCTGGGCCTGCTGGCCGGCACCCTGCCCGGCCGCGGTCCCGGTCTGGAGATCACGCTGGAGAAGGTGAAGGCGTCCGGGATCCTCAACGCCGTTCAGGAGCTGCGCGGCTCGGGTGGCGAGGTCATGCAGCTGAACGGGGAGAACGGCGCGGCCGTGCGCATTGTGGCGTCGACCTATTTCGTCGACGCCCAAGGTGGCGGAATTCTCGCTGATGGCGTGCATCTGACCGGTAAGTTCCGGCTTCTGGTGATCGGTCCGGCGGGAACGATGAGCACCGCGCTGCAAATCCCGGGCGGGGTGGTCGCGTCGGTGAAGAACGACGGCGGTAGCGTGACCATGGACTCGCGTCCCATGGTCGAGGTGACCGAGGTACGCAAGGCGACAGCCTTGCAGTACGCGCGTCCGGTTTCGTGA
- a CDS encoding ATP-binding cassette domain-containing protein produces MTDAIQVRGARENNLLNVSVDIPKRLLTVFTGVSGSGKSSLVFGTIAAESQRLINETYSAFLQSFMGSPARPDVDALHHLSAAIVVDQERMGANARSTLGTATDAYTMLRIVFSRLGEPGAGSALAYSFNAEGMCPGCEGIGKVSTIDVDQLVDRSKSVNEGAITVPGYTVGGWYVKNFAESGFLDPDKPVRDFTEQELQDFLYREATKVKIAGINTNYEGLVVKVQRSFLSKDREAQQPHVRAFIDRAVTFAACPECGGARLRREVLASRIDGRNIAECSAMQVSDLAEFIGGITAPSVAPVVASLRQTLDSLVEIGLGYLSLDRESGTLSGGEAQRVKMVRHLGSPLTDITYVFDEPTVGLHPHDIERMNGLLLRLRDKGNTVLVVEHKPETIAIADHVIDLGPGAGPAGGRIQYEGTVAGLRASDTVTGRHLGHRVGLKDTFRPHTGEIPIRNATRHNLRDVSVDIPTGVLTVVTGVAGSGKSSLIYGSLPQREGVIVVDQSAIRGSRRSNPGTYTGLLDPVRTAFAKANGVKPALFSANSAGACPNCKGIGLVYMDLAMMAGVATVCEECEGKRFTAEVLGYKLRGRDISEVLAMPVIDALDFFTERPARVILDRLAAVGLGYLTLGQPLNTLSGGERQRLKLAVHMGGGTATYLLDEPTSGLHLADVDQLLALLDRLVDAGNTVVVIEHHLAVMARADWIVDLGPGAGHDGGRVVFTGTPADLVAADTLTARHLRDYCAV; encoded by the coding sequence GTGACTGACGCCATTCAGGTTCGCGGTGCCCGGGAGAACAACCTCCTCAACGTCTCCGTCGACATTCCCAAACGGTTGCTGACCGTCTTCACCGGAGTCTCCGGATCCGGCAAGTCGTCGCTGGTGTTCGGCACGATCGCGGCCGAGTCCCAGCGGTTGATCAACGAGACCTATTCGGCGTTCCTGCAGTCCTTCATGGGCAGCCCGGCGCGGCCGGACGTCGACGCGCTGCACCACCTGAGCGCCGCGATCGTGGTGGACCAGGAGCGGATGGGGGCGAACGCCCGCTCCACTCTGGGGACCGCGACCGACGCGTACACGATGCTCCGGATCGTCTTCTCCCGGCTCGGCGAGCCGGGCGCGGGCAGCGCCCTGGCCTACTCGTTCAACGCCGAGGGCATGTGCCCGGGCTGCGAGGGCATCGGCAAGGTGTCCACGATCGACGTGGATCAGCTCGTGGACCGATCCAAGTCGGTCAACGAGGGTGCGATAACGGTGCCCGGCTACACCGTCGGCGGCTGGTACGTGAAGAACTTCGCCGAGTCCGGGTTCCTGGACCCGGACAAGCCGGTGCGCGACTTCACCGAGCAGGAGCTGCAGGACTTCCTGTACCGCGAGGCCACCAAGGTGAAGATCGCCGGGATCAACACGAACTACGAGGGCCTGGTCGTGAAGGTGCAGCGGTCCTTCCTGAGCAAGGACCGGGAGGCGCAGCAGCCGCACGTCCGGGCGTTCATCGACCGGGCCGTCACGTTCGCCGCGTGCCCGGAGTGCGGCGGCGCCCGCCTGCGCCGGGAGGTCCTCGCGTCCCGGATCGACGGGCGCAACATCGCCGAGTGCTCGGCGATGCAGGTCAGTGACCTCGCCGAGTTCATCGGCGGGATCACCGCGCCGTCCGTCGCGCCGGTCGTGGCGAGCCTGCGGCAGACCCTGGACTCGCTCGTCGAGATCGGACTCGGGTACCTGTCGCTGGACCGCGAGTCGGGCACCCTCTCCGGCGGGGAGGCGCAGCGGGTCAAGATGGTGCGCCACCTCGGCTCGCCGCTCACCGACATCACGTACGTCTTCGACGAGCCCACGGTCGGCCTGCACCCGCACGACATCGAGCGGATGAACGGGCTGCTGCTGCGGCTGCGCGACAAGGGCAACACGGTCCTCGTGGTGGAGCACAAGCCGGAGACCATCGCGATCGCCGATCATGTGATCGATCTCGGACCCGGGGCGGGCCCGGCCGGCGGCCGGATCCAGTACGAGGGCACCGTGGCGGGGCTGCGGGCCTCGGACACCGTCACCGGGCGCCACCTCGGTCACCGGGTCGGGCTCAAGGACACGTTCCGCCCGCACACCGGCGAGATCCCGATCCGCAACGCCACCCGGCACAACCTGCGCGACGTGTCGGTGGACATCCCCACCGGCGTGCTGACCGTGGTCACCGGCGTGGCCGGCTCGGGCAAGAGCTCACTGATCTACGGGTCGCTGCCGCAGCGCGAGGGCGTCATCGTGGTCGACCAGTCGGCGATCCGCGGCTCCCGGCGCAGCAACCCGGGGACGTACACCGGCCTGCTCGACCCGGTCCGTACCGCGTTCGCCAAGGCCAACGGGGTGAAACCGGCGCTGTTCAGCGCGAACTCCGCGGGCGCCTGCCCGAACTGCAAGGGCATCGGCCTGGTCTACATGGACCTGGCGATGATGGCCGGCGTCGCGACCGTCTGCGAGGAGTGCGAGGGCAAGCGGTTCACCGCCGAGGTGCTCGGCTACAAGCTGCGCGGCCGCGACATCAGCGAGGTCCTGGCCATGCCGGTCATCGACGCCCTCGACTTCTTCACCGAGCGGCCCGCGCGGGTGATCCTGGACCGGCTGGCCGCGGTCGGCCTCGGCTATCTCACCCTCGGGCAGCCGCTGAACACCCTGTCCGGCGGCGAGCGGCAGCGCCTCAAACTGGCCGTGCACATGGGCGGCGGCACCGCGACGTACCTGCTGGACGAGCCGACCAGCGGGCTGCACCTGGCCGACGTCGACCAG
- a CDS encoding bifunctional nuclease family protein: MRELSVVGVRVELPSNQPIVLLREVDGDRYLPIWIGAVEATAIAYEQQGVKPARPLTHDLLRDILTALDAPLKAVEITELKDNVFYADLLIGDELRVSARPSDSIALALRVGAPIRCADQVLTEAGIVIPDEQEDEVEKFREFLDQVRPEDFAG; encoded by the coding sequence GTGCGCGAGCTGAGCGTGGTCGGGGTCCGGGTGGAGCTGCCGAGCAACCAGCCGATCGTCCTGCTGCGGGAGGTCGACGGCGATCGGTACCTCCCGATCTGGATCGGTGCGGTGGAGGCGACCGCGATCGCGTACGAGCAGCAGGGCGTCAAACCGGCTCGCCCGCTGACGCACGATCTGCTGCGTGACATCCTCACCGCGCTCGACGCGCCGCTGAAGGCCGTCGAGATCACCGAGCTGAAGGACAACGTCTTCTACGCCGACCTGCTGATCGGCGACGAGCTGCGGGTCTCCGCGCGGCCGAGCGACTCGATCGCGCTGGCGCTGCGGGTCGGCGCGCCGATCCGCTGCGCCGACCAGGTGCTCACCGAGGCCGGCATCGTGATCCCGGACGAGCAGGAGGACGAGGTGGAGAAATTCCGCGAGTTCCTCGACCAGGTCCGGCCGGAGGACTTCGCGGGCTGA
- the ftsR gene encoding transcriptional regulator FtsR, translated as MSIGEVLAHLRTEFPDTTISKLRFLEAEGLVDPQRTASGYRKYSWNDVARLRFVLTAQRDQYLPLRVIREQLDRLEQEPAVPQRPTLVAVGNQRQADPADTRIPKADLIERTGVDEAVLAELEQIGLVIARPPGWYDADAVIIVEAVVGLGRYGLEARHLRAFRNSADREVGLFTQLLAPLARQQDPAARARAAETARELQALSQRLHAALVRSGLRGELGR; from the coding sequence ATGAGCATCGGGGAGGTGCTGGCCCATTTGCGCACCGAGTTCCCCGACACCACGATCTCGAAGTTGCGGTTCCTGGAGGCGGAGGGTCTGGTCGACCCGCAACGCACCGCCTCCGGGTACCGCAAGTACTCCTGGAACGACGTGGCCCGGCTGCGTTTCGTGCTGACCGCGCAGCGGGATCAATACCTCCCGCTGCGGGTCATCCGCGAGCAGCTGGACCGCCTCGAACAGGAGCCGGCGGTGCCGCAGCGGCCCACCCTGGTGGCCGTGGGCAACCAGCGGCAGGCGGATCCGGCGGACACCCGGATCCCCAAGGCCGACCTGATCGAGCGCACCGGCGTGGACGAGGCGGTGCTGGCCGAGCTGGAGCAGATCGGCCTGGTCATCGCCCGGCCGCCGGGGTGGTACGACGCCGACGCGGTGATCATCGTGGAGGCCGTGGTCGGGCTCGGCCGGTACGGGCTGGAGGCCCGTCACCTGCGTGCGTTCCGCAACTCCGCGGACCGCGAAGTGGGCCTGTTCACACAACTGCTGGCCCCGCTGGCCCGCCAGCAGGATCCCGCGGCCCGGGCCCGGGCCGCGGAGACCGCCCGTGAGCTGCAGGCGCTCTCGCAGCGGCTGCACGCGGCTCTGGTTCGCTCCGGCCTGCGCGGCGAACTCGGCCGCTGA
- the gcvH gene encoding glycine cleavage system protein GcvH: MIPEDLRYTAEHEWVAGDGSGPVRVGITHFAQDALGDIVFVQLPDEGTVVQAGDSLGEIESTKSVSEIYAPIAGTVVARNATLADEPEIINGEPYAAGWLVEIAPDDPDALDSLLDAAAYRALTES; this comes from the coding sequence TTGATTCCTGAGGATCTGCGGTACACCGCGGAGCACGAGTGGGTCGCCGGTGACGGCAGCGGCCCTGTGCGGGTGGGCATCACCCATTTCGCGCAGGACGCGCTGGGTGACATCGTCTTCGTGCAGCTGCCCGACGAGGGCACCGTGGTGCAGGCGGGTGACTCGCTCGGTGAGATCGAGTCGACGAAGAGCGTCTCGGAGATCTACGCGCCGATAGCCGGCACGGTGGTTGCCAGGAACGCCACCCTCGCCGACGAGCCGGAAATCATCAACGGCGAGCCGTACGCGGCGGGCTGGCTGGTGGAGATCGCGCCGGACGATCCGGACGCGCTCGATTCTCTGCTCGACGCCGCGGCGTATCGCGCTCTGACCGAGAGCTGA
- a CDS encoding MerR family transcriptional regulator, giving the protein MHEQPLEGPLVGEDGSVGYRGVTACQAVGISYRQLDYWARTTLVVPSVRDASGSGTQRLYSFRDLVVLKVVKRLLDAGVSLQNIRRAIETLRSRGVDDLAEITLISDGTTVYECRSPEEVVDLLQGGQGVFGIAIGGAFKEIQGSLSHLPAEPATPAPVGLPEEPAEGDELAARRARRRAG; this is encoded by the coding sequence GTGCACGAGCAGCCTCTTGAAGGCCCACTCGTCGGCGAGGACGGCTCGGTCGGCTACCGCGGGGTGACGGCCTGTCAGGCCGTGGGCATCAGTTACCGGCAGCTCGACTACTGGGCACGGACCACACTCGTCGTGCCGAGCGTGCGCGACGCGTCCGGCTCCGGGACCCAGCGGCTCTACTCCTTCCGCGACCTGGTGGTCCTCAAGGTCGTCAAGCGGTTGCTGGACGCCGGTGTCTCCCTGCAGAACATCCGCCGGGCGATCGAGACGCTGCGGTCACGCGGGGTGGACGACCTGGCCGAGATCACCCTGATCTCGGACGGGACGACCGTCTACGAGTGCCGGTCGCCGGAGGAGGTCGTCGATCTGCTGCAGGGCGGCCAGGGCGTGTTCGGCATCGCGATCGGCGGCGCGTTCAAGGAGATCCAGGGCTCGCTGTCGCACCTGCCGGCCGAGCCGGCCACCCCGGCGCCGGTGGGCCTGCCCGAGGAGCCGGCCGAGGGCGACGAGCTGGCGGCCCGCCGGGCGCGGCGCCGGGCGGGATAA